In Rutidosis leptorrhynchoides isolate AG116_Rl617_1_P2 chromosome 2, CSIRO_AGI_Rlap_v1, whole genome shotgun sequence, one genomic interval encodes:
- the LOC139890347 gene encoding uncharacterized protein: MDLERSSHTWCWSRDISGRLAGDLTTLTNLLSSFVPCSSGKEEWSWSWSKDGSFSIHKLTDILVWSSPDIATVSIKSLRNKLVPLKVELFIWHTRHKRLPTRVELDKRGMDLGTVRCPVCDNGLESVEHSIILCSFAFDIWNRVYDWCKLGPFTNLGINESFLGNGYNFTSDLGKLLWQATEWVTGYMIWKSRNAFTFTKIKQTCAMVFKDIQLKCFEWFSNRIKGTNIEWDVWLANP; encoded by the coding sequence atggatttggagcgatcgtcacacacgtGGTGTTGGTCCCGCGATATCTCGGGGAGATTGGCCGGGGACCTCACCACTCTTACTAATCTTTTATCTAGTTTTGTCCCGTGTAGCTCAGGTAAAGAAGAATGGTCATGGTCTTGGAGTAAGGATGGCTCGTTTTCGATTCACAAGCTTACGGATATTCTTGTCTGGAGCAGCCCTGACATCGCAACCGTGAGCATAAAGTCACTCCGTAACAAACTGGTCCCCCTCAAAGTTGAGTTGTTTATTTGGCACACTCGACACAAAAGGTTACCTACAAGAGTTGAACTCGACAAGAGAGGTATGGACTTGGGTACGGTACGTTGTCCGGTTTGTGACAATGGTTTGGAATCAGTAGAGCACTCCATCATCTTATGTAGTTTCGCTTTTGACATTTGGAACCGTGTCTATGATTGGTGTAAGCTCGGCCCTTTTACAAACTTGGGTATAAATGAATCTTTTCTTGGAAATGGATATAACTTCACCTCCGACTTGGGAAAACTGTTGTGGCAAGCTACGGAATGGGTTACGGGATACATGATTTGGAAAAGTAGGAACGCTTTCACTTTCACTAAGATAAAACAGACATGCGCAATGGTATTCAAAGACATCCAACTTAAATGCTTCGAATGGTTCTCTAATAGGATCAAAGGTACCAATATTGAATGGGATGTCTGGCTTGCAAATCCATGA